Proteins encoded together in one Juglans regia cultivar Chandler chromosome 9, Walnut 2.0, whole genome shotgun sequence window:
- the LOC108986562 gene encoding uncharacterized protein LOC108986562, translating to MATSAFKSTTKRTPIGASSSSTDDSVSSDRSSSHRRSRSLSRFSRRLPETAADDFEYHVPAPRGKFVNTVRGSGFPEISLDDLAIEFFGSGDRGRSGSRNSEAVPLSDSGTSSSQRRGRSVSRQSSKTGGDGRGSLCNSSSGGRVVPESNSRRRRSVSVVRCQISDSESDLDHSQNSRNRAKLKSFGNANNKMPLPNRPAVSNQRQVLRRSFSQKDLQSHDGYSSQSSVLTDDEGKDAHSNRSGIEKTTRTFSAQNKVERLASDDDVNGEFYAAMREELINAVEGIRMELEQAAVKTKESFSGSDDCLQPNNSNVLQAVSSIRKNYSTVLEQSERRKKDLLAKMVLEEHRDRELSKIVNKLLPDPKKTAVEKPSQARKRSNDRSRMSKCLTEEAEKYIEDFISNVEDTDISSLDGERSDTSSSLGGIVKPETLQSPATSNPLPVEMDGVVLPWLSWEASNDATPQSCKSKAEPPVTPISLWDATQEVSSAQNQSNRSASSRGSWSPICGMSMYLGEDAWTKSGEPGSYGSQSCSNESRGLCFDMDDYLKVQSNEDFLFERLNQTQRINSGSLLLCNRTFSWI from the exons ATGGCGACGTCAGCTTTCAAGTCCACGACGAAGAGAACTCCGATAGGAGCCTCTTCATCATCCACCGACGACTCAGTATCCTCCGATCGGAGCTCATCTCACCGCCGCTCTCGAAGCCTGAGCAGATTCTCACGCCGGCTTCCGGAGACGGCAGCCGATGATTTCGAATACCACGTTCCGGCTCCTAGAGGAAAGTTCGTGAACACGGTGAGGGGCTCGGGGTTCCCTGAGATCAGCCTCGACGACCTCGCCATCGAGTTCTTCGGCTCCGGCGATCGAGGCCGCTCGGGTTCGAGGAACTCCGAGGCAGTCCCTCTGAGTGATTCCGGCACGTCGTCGTCGCAGAGGCGAGGGAGGTCGGTGTCAAGGCAGAGCTCGAAAACGGGTGGAGATGGGAGGGGCAGTTTGTGTAATAGCTCCAGTGGGGGAAGGGTAGTTCCGGAAAGTAATTCGAGGAGGCGACGGTCTGTTTCGGTTGTTCGCTGTCAGATTAGCGATTCCGAG AGTGATCTAGATCATTCTCAGAATTCTAGAAATCGTGCTAAGCTGAAGAGTTTTGGTAATGCAAACAACAAAATGCCATTACCCAATAGGCCGGCAGTTTCAAATCAAAGACAAGTATTGAGAAGGTCTTTTAGCCAAAAAGATTTGCAGTCCCACGATGGCTAttct AGTCAGTCTTCTGTCCTTACTGATGATGAAGGAAAGGATGCTCATTCCAATAGAAGTGGTATTGAGAAGACCACGCGGACATTTTCTGCCCAAAAtaag GTAGAGCGCCTTGCTTCGGATGATGACGTTAATGGTGAATTTTATGCAGCAATGCGCGAAGAACTTATAAATGCTGTGGAGGGGATCAGAATGGAACTTGAGCAA GCAGCAGTTAAGACGAAAGAATCTTTTTCAGGAAGTGATGATTGCTTGCAACCAAATAATTCCAATGTTCTTCAGGCTGTTTCTTCAATCAGAAAGAACTACTCAACAGTATTGGAGCAg TCAGAGAGGCGTAAAAAGGATTTGTTGGCCAAAATGGTGTTGGAGGAGCATCGTGATCGGGAACTGTCTAAGATTGTGAACAAATTGCTTCCTGATCCAAAGAAAACTGCTGTGGAAAAACCTTCACAAGCCAGAAAG AGGAGTAATGACAGAAGTAGGATGTCAAAGTGTTTGACTGAGGAGGCAGAGAAGTATATTGAGGACTTCATTTCCAACGTTGAGGATACTGACATTTCATCTCTTGATGGAGAAAGGAGCGATACAAGCTCATCTTTAGGAGGAATTGTAAAGCCGGAAACTCTTCAAAGTCCAGCCACTTCTAATCCTCTTCCCGTTGAAATGGATGGGGTCGTTCTGCCTTGGTTGTCCTGGGAAGCTAGTAATGATGCTACTCCTCAATCATGCAAGAGTAAGGCAGAGCCTCCTGTGACTCCAATCAGCTTATGGGATGCAACTCAG GAAGTGTCCAGTGCACAAAATCAAAGTAATCGTTCCGCGAGCAGTCGTGGGAGCTGGAGCCCTATTTGTGGCATGTCAATGTACCTAGGAGAAGACGCATGGACTAAGTCTGGAGAACCTGGTAGTTATGGCAGCCAATCTTGTTCCAATGAATCGAGAGGATTATGCTTTGACATGGATGATTATCTCAAGGTCCAAAGCAACGAAGATTTTCTCTTCGAAAGATTGAACCAAACTCAGAGAATCAATTCAGGTAGTCTTCTGCTTTGTAATCG